In Pygocentrus nattereri isolate fPygNat1 chromosome 3, fPygNat1.pri, whole genome shotgun sequence, the DNA window TAAATGGCTTAAACATTATTTGGATGACATTACTCCACCTCCTCAGAAAAGCTAATGTCATTTTAACTgcatttctcagtgattttattCTCACTTAAGGGCCACATCTGTCACTTGTATGGACTGTGCATTCTGGTGTCGCGATTAATATTGTGATTCATTGACTCAATTATATTCTATAAATTAAGCTCCAGGCATTTTCCCCACCAAgaacattcatttttctttacacTCAAGACTTAAATGCAATGTAGTGTGCCAGAACAGCAGTTAACAAGCCCTGCATTATTACCCCCCCCCACTCAAAACTTAAGAAAACTGTGAATAACATTGTATAATTAAAACAGTAGCTcttgcaattaaaaaaatatactcTTTCAAATTGCAATTTCAATGTAATACTTTTACCTTCCTTAAAACGAGCAGTAAAAATAAACCCACATTATATTTATGTTGTGTCTGTCAATTCCCAAGTTAAGGACAATGCTAATGACACTGTGCATTCAATTAGGACAACTAGGAAGATGGTTAGGATAAATGGAATCTCCTTGCATTTCTGGTCATAAACACTACAGACGTCCTGTGGGAAATTGGCATTACCCCACCTCCCtatggaaaaacaaacatgtctAAATAGTACTTCATTCTCCTAATATGtgcaaagtaaacaaacaaattcatTTTAGATTATTTTTATACCTTTTTTGATAATCTCCCAAGTTTATACCATGTCACAACGTATGTTTAATCACCAGTTAACAGATGTATACACCAGCAGGTACGCTGCGACTACAGTTAGTAAAGCTCATCTTACCTTTAATGTGATTACTGTCCAGCAGAGGCTGCAGGTTGTTCACCTGCTCGAGCAAGGCAGCCTGGGAGCGCAGGAAGTCCTCCTCTGTAGAATTAGAAAAAAGACAGTGTGACTATGGAGCTTTAAGTCACAGCTGATAATTCTGCTTTAGAACCACCAGTCAACATAGGCACATTAaaattacaaatatttaaaacaatatgcAGAATTCTCCATCTGTATTGCAAAATTATAACCAATGTTTTGTCAATTACTAAGTTTGTTAAGAAATATCTATAAAAGAACAGCACACAATCAGGATGAAGACACTGAACCAGAATCATATTGCTAAAAGTACACACAGAAATAGAAATTGAACAGCAAAGACTTGCCGGAGGAACTGCAGCtggtaacaaaaaaaaaaaacaaaaaaaaacaaaaaaaaaaactaaaagtgcATCATCACTATCTGGTTTTACACTAGAACTATGAACCCCAAAATATGCAGCTTTCgtgcaaggaaaaaaaaaaaacaacccacacAAGACCTGACTATAAACTGATAAAatgtacatgtacacacataGACAACATTTACACCATTTACTATAACATGCACCAGACTCGCTGGGCCCTGTGTCACTATTCACTAAGCCAATGCTGAACGAAAATACCAAGACATTTAGGAGAAATCATTAACGAGTAGTGAGCTGTTTGGCGCCGGTTCTGTGATTCCAATCAAATCCTTTTATAGAAGTGAGAGACAGATCACTGACCTGCTAATATAAACTCAAGTTTCATGGCATCGGGCACAGCAATATAATCCGTGAACTGTGGATCGAGATACTTCAGCAAGTCTTCAACTGGTGAGGTAAAAAGGGGGTACAGACAGATGTTATCATGATGCAGATGAGATTCAAGAGGACAACCTATGACAAAAACTGTTTATCCTCACTTTTCTTGTGAAGAATCTTGACTCGTTCCCtcttgtttgctgtgtttgcaAGGGCAGTGTTTATCCTCACCAGAGACTCAGCACACTGAAAGAGGGCAAAATATATCTGTAATCGGGACTAATGTGTCTAGCACAGCCTACCGCTCCATCTAATCCAGGGATGTCCAATCCTGATCTACCACCCTacacagtttagctccaactcTATTCAAACATATCTAATCCAGGTAATTAAGGCCTTCAGAGCCCTCTGAATATTAAAACTAAGTGTGCTGGATCTGAGCTCTCCATGGTGGTAACTTTAGACCTCCaagaccaggattgggcaccacTAGTCTGTCCAGTTCAGCTGAAAAGCAGTTTGCAAATTATTTGAGGCTACCAGGTTAAATACATTAACCCCACAGTTCCTAAAGTTAATCATTATATTTATAAGCAACATATTTGTCTACTTGCCTATCGTTAGCTAACTAACTTGTTCTCTGCGGGTTAGATTACAGAAATAATGCCACACCCATAACAACGATCTTCTAAGCTCCTAGCACTGGATGGCTAGCAGAAGAATCAGGgcgttagctagctaggttagcaaGCTAAATAACtgcataaaatacattaaaaataaaaaccgtCACCATTGACTGAAAAGGAACTACCCACACTTCAGAAAAAGCAAGGTGCTCACAGTGTATCTTTACTAAAGGGCCGCTGCAGCGGCTCTGTTGTGGTCTTCTGGCTGGCTATGcggggctaatgtagctaacagctaGCTAAATTACATCAAGCTAACTAACACCGATAACAAATTATccattacacattttcactttcactggGTTCATCCAACATTACCTTAACTGGTCTGTTATTCTTCCCAAGTTCACCGCAAACCCGCTTTTCCAGCGCTTGAAGCCGCGCGTCCAAATCCTCGACACTGCTCCGCTCCATCTCGCCTTCTGCAGCTCTCAGACTCGGAAGTGACGTTTGCTGtattcctccttttctctcgtCCGTGCGGCTCTCAGCTCTGCTGTGGAGCCCGTTAGTCTCATGGTGGCGCGGGCTCTCTGTCCCCGACTGTTTACGGAGAATTCCGCCCTTTCCCCAACATGTCCACATAGCTCAGCCGGTGAGGTGTATATGAAGCCGTTCAGGGCGGTCtgaggtgaaatggttcattgtagagaaacttacggtctggtttgtttacagtggtgtttATATACCATTCAAAAGACCTGTCGACTTACATGTGCTCTGCTTTTTATATGTCATAGCTTtcatatgtaatgctgatggtAAAACAGCACCGAGCCGCTACAGTGGCactgtgattatttttaaataaggtGTGGTCACAAATTACTAGGCCTATAATGAGGTTACGAATTAAGCTTCTCATAACTGATGGCCTAAGTATAGTCATTTGTGACCTCGttgtagtaatttgtggcctcaatatagtaactcGTGGCCTCGATATtttaatttgtggccacaacttattcTAGAAATAATCATCATGCCACCTTAGAGGCCCTGTAACAGTGTTAAACTCACCATGAACGAACATTTGTCAGTATGTTTTATGATAACATCTTATCTCAAGATCATCATAAAACATTGTCTCTGACAGCGTATTCAAAACCATGTTATAAGCTTGTCATGGTCATTAAGCGCTTTGGACGTCTGGTGCTATCACTActgctgtgaacagttctgacttggtaacTTGTTTACAACATAAAGATTCAATTATACATATGATTTAAAGAATCggcggaattcccctttacattGTCAAAGTTGCAAGGCATCTCTATTTACGTCTAAAATATTACTGATGATCCACAACACATTTACTTCATGTGTGAAACAAGTAATGAGAGGTGAACAAGCTATTCCAGCTCACTCATCTTTAGCCCAAGTCTGCCTGATATTAGCAAAGATGGGCACAAATGCATAAATGTGTACAATATCCTGACACAAAATACACTAAATCTAACTATGAAAAAGCTACAAAATATCAGAATCAAAACTGTATCAAAACACAGTGTTTGTACTTTGGAAAACTAATAAATATATCACTGTGGAGTATGTGATCTCTTTACTAACATCCACAGTCATCTGTTCAGTAATGCTGGTGAAGCTCATTTCTTATACAACAGGGGCAACAAAGAAAGTGGATGCATTAGTCAGCGTATTCAATAAGAGTGAAGTGTCACtacattgttttatttgctgaaatgtaAGGACAAATAACAATTTTTTCTCCAAACGAGGTGTACACTGTTGGCTCCTGCTCTGAAAAACACTAGAATGACATCTACAAAAGAAAGCAATGCTTCgtatttcaaatatttgtgtGACAATTTGCCCATCCCTgcatatcatcatcatcactcaaTCCTGATCCTGTTGTCTTTGCACACTTTAGTGTTTTCCTGATCCGACACGCATAATCCAACTCACAGCTCGTTGCCCAGCCCTGTATGAGTTAGAGCAGGGAGACACTGAAGTGTGCAGGTGGACTGCAGGAGCAGGGTTAGACTGGAAGGGGGATTGCAGCGCGAGAGCAGAGAATGGAGATTACCctgatgggaaaaaaaaacagttcacgCCTCCTGCCATCTGCACTAACAGAGAGGGATTAGAAAGTCCATCCGGTCTCTTTG includes these proteins:
- the dctn3 gene encoding dynactin subunit 3 — translated: MWTCWGKGGILRKQSGTESPRHHETNGLHSRAESRTDERKGGIQQTSLPSLRAAEGEMERSSVEDLDARLQALEKRVCGELGKNNRPVKCAESLVRINTALANTANKRERVKILHKKIEDLLKYLDPQFTDYIAVPDAMKLEFILAEEDFLRSQAALLEQVNNLQPLLDSNHIKAVPELTTKVQRLSQIHIEQQNQNEELSAEVRRLFEEYNKMMFLLSKQFTQWDETLRKLEAPKQGQPIE